The DNA segment CGGTTTGCGAAGGCAAAAGACAAAATAAATTAAAAATCAAAATGATTAATATCAAAACCAATTTAATTCTTTTTCTTAATCGGGCTCATGCTGGCAAAAATTCTGGCTAATTGCAGAGCTTCATCAGCCAAAAGCTCTATTTCATTCCTAAAAGTCTGATTTGAGTGCGAAACTAATTCTAACCAATATTTACTTTCCTTAGCCTCTCTTCTGCAAATGCCAATTTTATGAATAAAATCTTTTTTTGTGATAGTGTCATTTGCTTCTCGATAATTTGCACCGACTGAACAAGCAGCTCTAATCAACTGTTTAATCAGCTCGTTATTAATTATATTTTTTCAACTTTTTTGCATAGATCAATGCAATTTTTAGCAAATTTTAAAGTCCTTTCCTCTAGATCGTACTTCATAGCTTTTGTTTTTATTTTTTAGATTTTATATTTTTAGATTTTTTTGTTTTTTTAATTTGGTCTTTTGTCATTGCTAATTTAGCCTTTGGCTTTCATTAAAGGGTCTGATTTACTCGTTGCGCGCCGAGATTAATAATTTCAACTGATTTTTGCAAGCCAGCCAGATTGTCGTTGATCATTGTTTTAAAAATATCTTCCATCGCATTTTCATCCCTGCCTTTGTACCAGCTTTTTGCAGTAAGAAGTTGATTAACAAAAGCTGATAATTCCTGGTCATCAGTCTGGCTGGAGATTAAACTGCGCAAGGCTGCTGGCTGGCGGGATTTTTCCAGGAATTTTTTGTTGCTATCAGCATTGGTAGTTATAAAATTGATAAAGCTCCAAGCTTCATTCGGATGCAGGCTTTTTTTGGCTACAGTTTCAACCCAGTAATTGGCAAAATTTATAGATGGTTCACTGATTTGCGGCATTGTTGACGTTTCAAAATTTAGCTTAGGCGCCTGCGCTTTGATTAGCGGTATCTGATAGGCATAGCCAAAGAAAAAAGCGGTTTTACCTGCCATAAATGCGGCCAAAGAATTAGGGAGCGTGTCATTCCAGGTATAGATTTGGTTTGTAGGCGAGGCAAAACTCGTGTAAAAATCCAAAGCTTCAGCTGCTGGCGGTGTTTCACGAGTATAATTGGGCGGTGAGCCGGCAAAGGTTGCCACGCCCTGGTCATTGGTCATTATTGCGCCAGCCTGCATCATTAGCAGGCTCAAAATGTCTGTAGAACGCTCAACATTGTTAGCTGTACCAAGCGCGGCGCCTGATTGGATAATATTGCCTCGGCTATCCAATTTTGTAAGTTTTATCACTTGATCGCGAAATTCATCCCAAGTTTTGGGCGGGCTGGCAATATTAGCATTATTTAAAAGGTCGCGATTAAAAAATAAAGCCAAGGTATCAATGCTCAAAGGCAGGCCATAGATTTGGTTATTAATGACCTGATTATTATAAACTACATCAGGAAAAAGATTATTAATATCACGCAAAGTTAAGGTTTTTTGCGGGCGCATTTCAGTAAAAGTTTCTTTTTGGAAAGTGCCTTTTTGGTAAGTATAGGGCATGGTGATTTCAGCCGGCATAGGCAAATTTAAACTCTGATATTTTTTCATCCAGGTCGTGTGGATAGAAAAAATATCAGGGCCGCGGTCTTCAGCAAAAGCTTTAAGCAGCTCATTCTCATATTCTTCTGGCGTGAAATTTTTAAAGTTTATTGTCACATAAGGATATTGCTTTTGATAATTAGAAATTAAGTCAGAGATATTGAAGCTTTCCTCATAGACTTTCCAATATTCTAAGGTCACAGGCTTTGGGCTGCCGGCAATTGTGTTAGCAGGCAAGCTTTGGCATTTGGCGCCAGTGGTTATTAAAACTATGAGGATAACCATAACGATAACTAGTTTTTTGTTTTGGAGAAATTTGAGCATAATATTTAAATTATGAATTATGAGATATGAATTATGAAATGAGTAATGTTTTGGGTTAGTTTAATGAAGCCATTTTAGGTTAAGGTTATAGCAAAGTGATTTAAGTGTAAGACTTAAAATTTTACCTTCTGACAAAACTGGCCATCTAACTATAACCTTGTGAATGGACCTAAATTTTTAGAGTCCTTAAATATTTTATAAAATTTTTATTTAAATCTGCGCGCTCTAGAGCAAAATCAACATTGGCCTGCAGCCAGCCGAGCTTAGAGCCAGTGTCATAATAAGTTCCCTCAACAAGTGAAGCATAGATCGGACGTATTTTTGAAAGATTAAAAATAGCATCAACCAGCCAAAGCTCATTGCCCTGGCCAATTTTAGTTTTTTCCAAAATTTCAAAAATATCCGGAGTTAAAATATAGGCGCCAAGAGTGCCAATTCGGCTGGGCGCTTTGTCTGGACCTGGCTTTTCAATAATTTTTTTGAGCTGGTAAATATTTTTTTCAATTTCTACCCCGTCAATTACTCCATATTTTTTTGTGCCCTCATCGTCAATTTTTATAGCAGTTAAAACAGGATCGTGATATTTTTGAAAAACTTCAATCAGCTGTTTTAACCTGGGCTTTTTTTTATTTATAAAAAGATCATCGCCAAAGATTACGGCAAATGGTTCATTGCCGATTATTTTCTTAGAATTTAAAATCGGCGTGCCATTGCCATAAGGGCCTTTTTGCCTGATATAAATAAAATTTGCCAGATCAGCAATCCTTTTAATTTCTTCCCGCTGTTCTTCTTTGCCCTGTTTTTTTAACCAATTCTGCAATTCATAATTATAATCAAAGTGGTCTTCAATCGCTCGTTTAGAAGCGCCCGTGACTAAAATGATGTCTTCTATGCCGGAAGCAACCGCTTCTTCCACTATGTATTGGATAACAGGCTTATCAATAATCGGCAGCATTTCCTTGGGCATGGCTTTGGTGGCTGGCAAAAAGCGCGTGCCAAAACCAGCGACCGGGATAATGGCTTTCTTGATTTTGTCCATAAAGATTAAATTCCGAACTCTGAATTATGAATTCTGAAATACAGTTGTCTATAATCCAGAATTTGTTTATATAATACCATAAAACAAGGTAAAA comes from the Patescibacteria group bacterium genome and includes:
- a CDS encoding extracellular solute-binding protein; its protein translation is MLKFLQNKKLVIVMVILIVLITTGAKCQSLPANTIAGSPKPVTLEYWKVYEESFNISDLISNYQKQYPYVTINFKNFTPEEYENELLKAFAEDRGPDIFSIHTTWMKKYQSLNLPMPAEITMPYTYQKGTFQKETFTEMRPQKTLTLRDINNLFPDVVYNNQVINNQIYGLPLSIDTLALFFNRDLLNNANIASPPKTWDEFRDQVIKLTKLDSRGNIIQSGAALGTANNVERSTDILSLLMMQAGAIMTNDQGVATFAGSPPNYTRETPPAAEALDFYTSFASPTNQIYTWNDTLPNSLAAFMAGKTAFFFGYAYQIPLIKAQAPKLNFETSTMPQISEPSINFANYWVETVAKKSLHPNEAWSFINFITTNADSNKKFLEKSRQPAALRSLISSQTDDQELSAFVNQLLTAKSWYKGRDENAMEDIFKTMINDNLAGLQKSVEIINLGAQRVNQTL
- the galU gene encoding UTP--glucose-1-phosphate uridylyltransferase GalU, which encodes MDKIKKAIIPVAGFGTRFLPATKAMPKEMLPIIDKPVIQYIVEEAVASGIEDIILVTGASKRAIEDHFDYNYELQNWLKKQGKEEQREEIKRIADLANFIYIRQKGPYGNGTPILNSKKIIGNEPFAVIFGDDLFINKKKPRLKQLIEVFQKYHDPVLTAIKIDDEGTKKYGVIDGVEIEKNIYQLKKIIEKPGPDKAPSRIGTLGAYILTPDIFEILEKTKIGQGNELWLVDAIFNLSKIRPIYASLVEGTYYDTGSKLGWLQANVDFALERADLNKNFIKYLRTLKI
- a CDS encoding four helix bundle protein; this translates as MIRAACSVGANYREANDTITKKDFIHKIGICRREAKESKYWLELVSHSNQTFRNEIELLADEALQLARIFASMSPIKKKN